One genomic window of Candidatus Nitrospira inopinata includes the following:
- a CDS encoding quinone oxidoreductase family protein, whose amino-acid sequence MRAWLMEHYQGVDQLRLAEVPAPQPGAGEVVLKVLFAALNPADAFLAQGLYPARPPLPHVLGRDGVGVVTTMGPDVQYPRIGDCVGVLRCDVGVTRWGTLAEEVAVPADSVASIPDGWSPEEMAGAPLVFLTAWQALTQWTEPPAPPPPGQRLLVTGASGGVGVASVLLGKSMGLPVVALSRSQEKAARLRELGADYVFDPADPNLVKTMIDTLGRHPIDLAVDTVGGPLFPKVIALLSHGGRVSIVGRSGGTVPQFNTATLLFHRIRLGGVSVGDYGPQEARTIWEDIVRRLRSLGRKPVVDSIVPFEEVKQGFARLAQGPLGKVLVRMTQSL is encoded by the coding sequence ATGCGCGCCTGGTTGATGGAACATTATCAAGGAGTAGATCAGCTTCGATTAGCCGAGGTGCCGGCTCCTCAACCTGGCGCTGGCGAGGTGGTGCTGAAGGTTCTGTTTGCCGCGCTCAATCCCGCCGATGCCTTTTTGGCGCAGGGGCTCTATCCGGCCAGGCCTCCCCTGCCCCATGTCCTCGGCCGTGACGGGGTTGGAGTGGTGACGACCATGGGCCCCGATGTTCAGTATCCCCGGATTGGCGACTGTGTGGGGGTTCTCCGTTGCGATGTGGGGGTGACCCGCTGGGGGACCCTGGCCGAAGAGGTGGCGGTTCCAGCGGACAGTGTTGCATCGATCCCTGACGGCTGGTCACCGGAGGAGATGGCCGGCGCTCCGCTCGTATTCCTCACGGCCTGGCAAGCCTTGACGCAATGGACCGAGCCACCGGCCCCTCCCCCACCAGGCCAACGGCTGCTGGTGACGGGCGCCTCGGGCGGGGTGGGCGTGGCCTCGGTGCTGTTGGGCAAATCCATGGGGCTTCCTGTCGTCGCCCTGTCGCGCAGCCAAGAGAAGGCAGCCCGTCTCCGTGAACTGGGCGCCGATTATGTGTTCGATCCGGCTGATCCGAATTTGGTGAAAACCATGATCGACACCCTCGGCAGACATCCGATCGATCTGGCCGTTGACACGGTAGGAGGACCGTTATTCCCGAAAGTCATCGCGTTGCTGAGCCATGGCGGCCGCGTCAGCATCGTGGGGCGCAGCGGCGGGACCGTGCCCCAATTCAATACTGCGACTCTGCTGTTTCACCGCATCCGGTTGGGAGGAGTATCGGTTGGGGATTACGGCCCTCAAGAAGCCCGGACGATTTGGGAGGACATCGTTCGCCGTCTTCGCTCTCTCGGTCGGAAACCAGTAGTGGATTCGATCGTGCCGTTTGAAGAGGTCAAACAGGGCTTCGCCCGGCTTGCTCAAGGTCCGCTGGGCAAGGTGTTGGTCCGCATGACCCAATCCCTGTGA
- the plsY gene encoding glycerol-3-phosphate 1-O-acyltransferase PlsY, which yields MDLSGLTLPLILVGYVLGGIPFGVVVCKAMGLPDPRTVGSKNVGFTNVLRVAGKQAGILTLIGDMGKGWIMAYGATQWYQTEWPILLIAMAPFIGHLYSPFLKFRGGKGVATALGSVLGVAPMIGLVLLVAWIGAVALWRYSSGGALTAFGLFPIIAVFVHPTGPFLLFSFTITLLIVVRHKDNIIRLLRGTEPKIGERR from the coding sequence ATGGATCTCTCCGGATTGACCCTTCCGCTCATCCTTGTTGGGTATGTGCTGGGCGGGATTCCATTCGGCGTCGTGGTCTGTAAAGCGATGGGATTGCCGGATCCGAGGACCGTCGGCAGCAAGAATGTGGGATTCACGAATGTCTTGCGGGTGGCCGGGAAACAAGCCGGTATTCTCACCCTGATCGGCGACATGGGCAAGGGCTGGATCATGGCCTATGGAGCGACGCAGTGGTATCAGACGGAATGGCCGATTCTCTTGATCGCGATGGCTCCCTTCATCGGCCACCTCTATTCCCCATTTTTGAAATTCAGGGGCGGTAAGGGAGTGGCCACGGCGCTGGGCTCCGTGCTCGGCGTGGCACCCATGATCGGGCTGGTGCTGCTCGTGGCTTGGATCGGAGCGGTGGCCCTGTGGCGCTATTCCTCCGGAGGGGCGTTGACCGCCTTTGGGCTGTTTCCGATCATCGCGGTGTTCGTCCATCCGACCGGGCCGTTTCTGCTGTTTTCGTTCACCATCACTTTGCTGATCGTCGTCCGACATAAGGACAACATCATCCGCTTGCTCAGGGGGACCGAGCCCAAGATCGGAGAACGTCGATAG
- the kdsB gene encoding 3-deoxy-manno-octulosonate cytidylyltransferase: MGNARPVTVVIPARYGSSRFPGKPLTLLNGKPLIQHVYEQAAACDLVSDVMVATDDERIKQVVERFKGRVVMTNGDYRTGTDRVAAVARMFAGDLFVNLQGDEILLSPKLLNDLIDPFVRSNVEMGTLKRVMDTTDDLHNPAVVKVVTDSRGDALYFSRAPIPVVRDDADRRVVGGLHYVHLGLYMYKREMLFKLASLPTGSLEDAEKLEQLRALEHGIRIRVWETKHASLRVDRPDDVSMVAEKLREFEIIKREIQLRNPA; encoded by the coding sequence ATGGGTAATGCGCGTCCCGTCACCGTCGTCATCCCCGCGCGGTACGGCTCGTCACGATTTCCAGGCAAACCGTTGACCCTGCTCAACGGCAAGCCGTTGATCCAACATGTGTATGAACAGGCGGCGGCCTGCGACCTTGTGTCCGACGTCATGGTGGCGACGGACGACGAGCGGATCAAACAGGTGGTCGAGCGGTTCAAGGGGCGCGTGGTCATGACGAACGGGGACTACCGCACGGGCACCGATCGAGTCGCGGCGGTGGCGCGCATGTTTGCGGGCGACCTGTTCGTGAACCTGCAAGGCGATGAGATTCTCTTGAGTCCCAAACTGCTGAACGACCTGATCGATCCGTTCGTCCGAAGCAATGTCGAGATGGGCACCTTGAAGCGGGTGATGGATACGACGGACGATCTGCACAACCCGGCCGTGGTCAAGGTGGTGACGGATTCGCGCGGCGACGCCCTTTATTTCTCTCGGGCGCCGATTCCTGTCGTGCGCGATGATGCGGACCGTCGGGTCGTCGGCGGACTGCACTATGTCCATCTGGGGCTGTACATGTACAAGCGGGAGATGCTGTTCAAGTTGGCGTCGTTGCCGACCGGTTCTTTGGAAGACGCCGAGAAACTGGAACAGTTGCGGGCTCTGGAACACGGCATTCGTATCAGGGTGTGGGAAACCAAACACGCGTCGTTGCGGGTCGATCGGCCGGACGACGTGTCCATGGTCGCCGAGAAACTGCGCGAATTCGAGATCATCAAGCGGGAAATTCAGTTGAGAAATCCCGCGTGA
- the kdsA gene encoding 3-deoxy-8-phosphooctulonate synthase, producing the protein MAHLVDIGSITVGPGRPPFLIAGPCVIESEQLAMDTAGRVAEIARSLGMPYVFKSSFDKANRTSISSFRGPGLEKGLAVLARVKTEIGVPVLTDVHTEQQATEAGTIVDVLQIPAFLCRQTDLLIAAANTGRVVNVKKGQFLSPAEMENVVKKVEECGSRRLLLTERGSSFGYNNLVVDMRSFPIMRRFGYPVVFDATHSVQLPGGGGTKSSGQREFVEPLARAAAGAGVDGFFMEVHPDPDQALSDGPNMVPLHQLKTLLERVLRVWNAANREN; encoded by the coding sequence ATGGCGCACCTCGTTGACATCGGTTCCATCACGGTCGGGCCCGGGCGGCCGCCGTTCTTGATCGCCGGTCCCTGTGTGATCGAAAGCGAACAGTTGGCGATGGATACGGCGGGACGGGTGGCGGAGATCGCCCGATCGCTGGGGATGCCCTATGTGTTCAAATCGTCATTTGACAAGGCGAACCGCACGTCGATTTCGTCGTTCCGCGGGCCAGGATTGGAAAAGGGGCTGGCCGTTTTGGCGCGAGTGAAGACGGAGATCGGCGTTCCCGTCTTGACGGATGTGCACACCGAGCAACAGGCGACGGAGGCGGGGACGATCGTGGACGTGCTCCAAATTCCGGCGTTCCTGTGCCGGCAAACCGATCTGTTGATCGCGGCGGCGAACACCGGCAGGGTAGTCAACGTGAAGAAGGGGCAGTTTCTTTCCCCCGCCGAGATGGAAAACGTGGTAAAAAAAGTCGAAGAATGCGGCAGCCGCCGCTTGCTTCTGACCGAGCGGGGGTCGTCGTTCGGGTACAACAACCTCGTGGTGGACATGCGGTCCTTTCCCATCATGCGGCGGTTCGGGTATCCCGTCGTGTTTGACGCGACCCATAGTGTGCAGTTGCCGGGCGGCGGCGGCACCAAATCGAGCGGCCAACGGGAATTCGTGGAGCCGCTGGCCCGCGCGGCGGCGGGAGCCGGCGTCGATGGGTTTTTCATGGAGGTGCATCCAGACCCCGATCAAGCCCTGTCCGACGGGCCGAACATGGTGCCGTTGCATCAACTGAAAACGCTGTTGGAGCGAGTCCTGCGGGTATGGAACGCGGCAAATCGAGAAAACTAG
- a CDS encoding KpsF/GutQ family sugar-phosphate isomerase gives MERGKSRKLGSSATPVSSSVSNDSGRPESLEEGRRVLEIEARAVLALVDRLDETFVRAVDVLERCEGKVVVCGMGKSGLIGQKIAATLASTGTPSFFVHPAEGVHGDLGMLARGDALIAISNSGETQELLQVLPYVERMGMPVIALTGRMNSTLAKHADVALDVSVAEEACPLGLAPTASTTATLAMGDALAVALLQRRGFKREDFALFHPGGTLGRRLLVTVKDLMHAGSAVPRVKESTAGMAAILEMTEKKLGMTTVVDERNELVGVITDGDVRRFLQRGGDVVHATAKDLSTGNPKTIGPDDLAAKAVEIMERFSITTLVVTAGDRRILGVIHLHDLLKNGIV, from the coding sequence ATGGAACGCGGCAAATCGAGAAAACTAGGGTCATCCGCCACGCCGGTCTCGTCGTCGGTGTCGAACGATAGCGGGCGTCCGGAGAGTCTTGAAGAGGGCAGGCGCGTGCTCGAGATCGAGGCCCGCGCGGTGCTCGCCCTCGTCGATCGGCTGGACGAAACGTTCGTCCGGGCCGTTGATGTGCTCGAGCGGTGCGAGGGCAAGGTCGTGGTGTGTGGCATGGGCAAATCGGGTCTGATCGGGCAAAAGATCGCCGCGACGCTCGCCAGCACCGGCACGCCCTCGTTCTTTGTCCACCCCGCCGAGGGGGTGCACGGGGATCTCGGCATGTTGGCACGGGGGGACGCGCTGATCGCCATTTCCAACAGCGGAGAGACGCAGGAGTTGCTTCAAGTGCTGCCGTACGTCGAACGGATGGGGATGCCGGTGATCGCGCTGACGGGGCGGATGAATTCCACGCTGGCCAAACACGCCGACGTAGCGTTGGACGTGTCGGTGGCGGAAGAGGCCTGTCCGTTGGGATTGGCCCCTACCGCCAGCACCACCGCCACCCTGGCCATGGGCGATGCGCTCGCCGTCGCGCTGTTGCAGAGGCGCGGCTTCAAACGGGAGGATTTTGCGCTGTTTCATCCGGGTGGGACGCTCGGCCGTCGGTTGCTCGTCACGGTCAAGGATCTCATGCACGCCGGCTCGGCCGTGCCGAGGGTCAAGGAATCCACCGCGGGCATGGCCGCCATTTTGGAAATGACGGAGAAGAAGCTCGGCATGACCACCGTCGTGGACGAACGAAATGAGCTGGTCGGCGTCATCACCGACGGCGACGTGCGGCGGTTCCTCCAGCGGGGAGGAGACGTCGTTCATGCGACGGCGAAAGACTTGAGCACGGGGAATCCCAAAACGATCGGGCCAGATGATTTGGCGGCGAAAGCGGTCGAAATCATGGAACGGTTTTCGATCACCACGCTCGTCGTCACGGCAGGCGATCGCCGCATCCTGGGCGTGATCCATCTGCACGATCTCCTCAAAAACGGAATCGTATGA
- the pgsA gene encoding CDP-diacylglycerol--glycerol-3-phosphate 3-phosphatidyltransferase, whose amino-acid sequence MNRVLETWKEIGQDSLNLPNVLTLGRILLIPIFVLVFMDPTPERSLLAAVIFTAAAVTDLLDGYIARRTGQITKLGKLLDPIADKLLVLSALILLVNVDRVGALVAILIIARELTVTGVRAMAAGERMIIAAQTMGKYKMALQVVAIVLLILDGTWVAEFGNVYLVGSATLYLSLVLGYVSGWQYVRSFWKQIVAKGF is encoded by the coding sequence ATGAACCGCGTCCTCGAAACGTGGAAAGAGATCGGGCAAGACTCTCTCAATCTGCCCAACGTGCTCACGTTGGGACGGATCCTGTTGATCCCGATCTTTGTGCTCGTCTTCATGGATCCGACTCCGGAACGATCATTGTTGGCCGCCGTGATCTTCACCGCCGCGGCCGTCACCGATTTGCTTGACGGATACATCGCCCGCCGCACCGGTCAGATTACGAAGCTCGGCAAGCTGCTCGACCCTATTGCCGACAAACTGTTGGTGTTGTCGGCGCTCATTCTGCTCGTGAACGTGGATCGAGTCGGCGCGCTCGTGGCGATCCTCATCATCGCTCGGGAATTGACCGTGACGGGCGTCCGCGCCATGGCCGCCGGCGAACGGATGATCATCGCGGCCCAGACGATGGGCAAGTACAAGATGGCCCTGCAAGTGGTGGCGATCGTGCTGTTGATCCTGGACGGAACCTGGGTCGCCGAATTCGGCAACGTCTATCTCGTGGGGAGTGCGACCCTTTACCTGTCTCTCGTGCTCGGCTATGTATCCGGTTGGCAGTACGTACGGAGCTTCTGGAAGCAAATCGTGGCCAAGGGATTCTAA
- a CDS encoding CTP synthase yields MSKFIFVTGGVVSSLGKGLASASIGNLLESRGLKVTFLKLDPYINVDPGTMNPYQHGEVYVTDDGAETDLDLGHYERFTSLSLTKENNYTTGRIYHSVIMKERRGDYLGGTVQVVPHVTDEIKHAITRIAEDKDVTIVEIGGTVGDIESLPFLEAIRQLPYDVGRDNVLYVHLTLVPYISAAGELKTKPTQHSVNKLREIGIQPNILLCRTDRYLPPELKSKIALFCNVEKDAVITAKDVETIYEVPIVFRKEGLDELIVRLLHLEAGQPNLREWDAMVQKIKRPKHEVLIALVGKYVGLKECYKSLGEALVHGGIDHETKVNVAWIESEDVERSGTERLLREADGILIPGGFGTRGIEGKVAAITYARERKIPFLGLCLGMQCAAIEFARNVAGLDGANSAEFDERTPHPVVHLMSDQHGVSDKGGTMRLGAYPCKLGEGTLAQKMYGVDEVRERHRHRYEFNNAYRERLTAKGLVLSGLSPDGRLVEIIELKDHPWFLGTQFHPEYNSRPHRPHPLFSGFVGAALQRKLGR; encoded by the coding sequence ATGAGCAAATTTATTTTTGTGACGGGCGGGGTCGTATCCTCCTTGGGGAAGGGGTTGGCTTCGGCGTCCATCGGCAATCTGCTCGAGAGCCGCGGACTCAAGGTCACGTTTTTGAAGCTCGATCCGTACATCAACGTCGATCCGGGGACGATGAATCCCTATCAGCACGGCGAAGTATACGTGACGGACGACGGGGCCGAAACCGATCTGGATTTGGGGCACTATGAGCGGTTCACCTCGCTGTCGCTGACGAAGGAGAACAATTACACGACCGGGCGGATCTATCACTCGGTCATCATGAAAGAACGGCGCGGAGATTATCTCGGCGGCACGGTGCAAGTGGTGCCGCACGTGACGGACGAGATCAAACACGCGATCACCCGCATCGCCGAAGACAAGGACGTCACCATCGTCGAGATCGGCGGCACGGTGGGCGACATCGAGAGTCTGCCGTTTCTCGAGGCCATTCGGCAGTTGCCCTATGACGTGGGTCGCGACAACGTGCTGTACGTCCACCTCACGTTGGTGCCGTACATCAGCGCCGCCGGTGAACTGAAGACCAAGCCGACCCAGCACTCGGTCAACAAGCTGCGCGAGATCGGTATCCAACCCAACATTCTGCTGTGCCGGACCGATCGGTACCTGCCGCCTGAGCTGAAGAGCAAGATCGCCCTGTTCTGCAACGTCGAAAAAGACGCCGTCATCACCGCCAAGGACGTCGAAACGATCTACGAAGTCCCCATCGTTTTTCGGAAAGAAGGGTTGGACGAGTTGATCGTTCGCCTCCTGCATCTGGAGGCGGGTCAGCCGAACCTCCGCGAGTGGGACGCGATGGTTCAGAAGATCAAACGGCCCAAACACGAGGTCTTGATCGCGCTGGTGGGCAAGTACGTGGGGCTGAAGGAATGTTACAAGAGCCTGGGGGAAGCGCTCGTTCACGGAGGGATCGATCATGAGACGAAAGTCAACGTCGCTTGGATCGAGTCCGAAGACGTTGAGCGATCGGGAACGGAACGGCTGTTGCGCGAGGCCGACGGCATTCTCATTCCCGGAGGGTTCGGGACTCGCGGCATCGAGGGCAAGGTCGCGGCGATCACCTATGCGCGGGAGCGGAAGATCCCGTTTCTCGGTTTGTGTCTGGGCATGCAGTGCGCGGCGATCGAATTCGCCCGCAACGTGGCCGGGCTGGACGGCGCCAACAGCGCCGAGTTCGACGAGCGCACTCCGCATCCGGTCGTGCATTTGATGTCCGACCAGCATGGAGTCAGCGACAAGGGCGGCACGATGCGCCTGGGCGCGTATCCGTGCAAGCTCGGCGAGGGCACGCTCGCGCAGAAAATGTACGGAGTGGACGAGGTGCGCGAACGCCACCGCCACCGGTACGAATTCAACAATGCCTATCGCGAGCGATTGACGGCGAAGGGGCTCGTGCTGAGCGGCTTGTCTCCGGACGGGCGGCTGGTCGAGATCATCGAATTGAAGGACCATCCCTGGTTCTTGGGAACCCAGTTCCATCCGGAATACAATTCTCGCCCCCATCGCCCCCACCCGCTGTTCAGCGGATTCGTGGGCGCGGCGTTGCAGAGAAAGTTGGGGCGCTAG
- a CDS encoding alpha/beta hydrolase family esterase: MVFGCQKNEDPPPQVEAYEYLGVQAVGCEAGARPGPIGASDGHLSVSGLRYHVRTPSNYNPTVAHPLLMVSAAAGQTGQAMERFTGLTPAATKAGMIVAYVDHQPLNIPTIEKLATVPGEIARTWCIDERRVYITGHSDGGTAALALAVLDQTKQVPAAIAPSAAGWTSKDLEAYHCPAPLPVMIFHGKNDRLFPGWGRQTAAWWASCNHCNTTKTTVIEAGCVAYQHCDANGPTLYCEGSGGHRDWPGQNHLMIKFFTQPEMFRQESKSPVNGGGDSPEE; this comes from the coding sequence ATGGTCTTTGGCTGCCAGAAGAACGAGGATCCTCCTCCACAAGTCGAAGCCTATGAGTACCTCGGCGTCCAGGCGGTTGGATGCGAAGCAGGAGCTCGGCCCGGTCCGATCGGAGCAAGTGACGGCCATCTCTCCGTTTCAGGTCTCCGCTATCATGTGCGCACACCGTCCAATTACAACCCCACGGTCGCCCATCCGCTGCTGATGGTCTCTGCCGCGGCAGGACAAACCGGGCAGGCAATGGAGCGGTTCACCGGACTCACGCCGGCGGCGACAAAAGCCGGAATGATCGTCGCCTATGTCGATCATCAGCCGCTCAACATCCCCACTATTGAAAAACTGGCGACAGTGCCCGGCGAGATTGCCAGGACCTGGTGCATTGACGAGCGACGCGTGTACATCACCGGTCACTCGGATGGAGGCACGGCGGCCTTGGCGCTAGCGGTACTTGATCAAACCAAGCAGGTTCCAGCCGCCATCGCTCCGAGCGCCGCCGGGTGGACCAGCAAGGATCTGGAGGCCTATCACTGTCCGGCGCCGTTGCCGGTCATGATTTTCCACGGAAAGAACGATCGATTGTTTCCCGGTTGGGGCCGTCAAACGGCGGCCTGGTGGGCCTCATGCAACCATTGCAACACGACAAAGACCACCGTCATCGAGGCCGGGTGTGTCGCGTATCAACATTGCGACGCGAACGGGCCGACACTCTATTGTGAAGGATCGGGCGGCCATCGAGACTGGCCCGGTCAGAATCATCTGATGATCAAGTTTTTCACGCAGCCGGAGATGTTTCGCCAAGAGTCGAAATCTCCCGTGAACGGTGGCGGCGACTCGCCGGAAGAATAG